The following proteins come from a genomic window of Chelonia mydas isolate rCheMyd1 chromosome 15, rCheMyd1.pri.v2, whole genome shotgun sequence:
- the LOC102938133 gene encoding leukemia inhibitory factor-like: protein MLWNVETLGFLLAVTQGLFIQCLARVNSSTAPCRGCHRNSLGKITAKTRQMEKEAKELFRSYLTHQGLLPPDLRQLCNEAVQWFPTENIRDQPKSVMLQELYRTLEHMKDALENIGKQQQVLSTPGAALLRKLQSTQWSVRGLLSNTGCALCLKGVSPNSRGIPERPVATNAFQQKIDGCKVLWNYSKFLEKLVRGSGENAPQGLRDQRKRRKGTKRKEASSHS, encoded by the exons ATGCTGTGGAATGTGGAGACCCTGGGCTTTCTTCTAG CCGTGACTCAGGGTCTCTTCATCCAATGCCTGGCACGTGTAAACTCCAGCACTGCCCCCTGCCGAGGATGTCATCGGAATTCCCTGGGCAAAATCACAGCAAAGACCAGACAGATGGAAAAGGAAGCCAAGGAGCTGTTCAGATCCTAT TTGACTCACCAGGGCTTGCTTCCACCCGACCTTCGCCAACTCTGCAACGAGGCTGTACAGTGGTTTCCCACGGAGAATATAAGAGACCAGCCGAAGAGTGTCATGCTGCAGGAGCTATACCGGACTCTGGAGCACATGAAGGACGCCCTCGAGAACAtcgggaagcagcagcaggtgctgagcaccccaggGGCTGCATTACTCCGCAAACTCCAAAGCACCCAGTGGTCGGTGAGAGGGCTCCTCTCCAACACCGGCTGCGCCCTCTGTCTCAAGGGAGTCTCGCCCAACTCCAGGGGCATCCCAGAGAGACCTGTAGCCACTAACGCTTTCCAGCAAAAGATTGACGGATGCAAAGTGCTCTGGAACTACAGCAAGTTCCTGGAGAAACTGGTCAGGGGCTCAGGGGAGAATGCGCCGCAGGGACTCAGAGATCAAAGGAAAAGACGGAAAGGCACAAAAAGAAAGGAGGCTTCCTCACACTCCTGA